The proteins below come from a single Sorghum bicolor cultivar BTx623 chromosome 4, Sorghum_bicolor_NCBIv3, whole genome shotgun sequence genomic window:
- the LOC110434971 gene encoding SAP-like protein BP-73 isoform X1 — translation MSPAAPALLHHRDVQIGHINGAYSLSVLSCFHDQAMTCDFRSRQKGVSGRATLPVHHGESRVPPGACFMGTSPMLGPMRVSLVCGASPNHHRPRNSDTSRQQKGGSSRGKGKSYQDKDDSENIDEFDSDIMFSKNGPPISLASNSRPQATSAPGEREKEIVELFKRVQAQLRARGKGREDKKPEPAKVQGERGSVDSLLKLLRKHSVDQRRKSSDDKEQNFDVMRRNNDSGNRQSSTIFGTKSDIQEEQRKPPPAPFKRPASNFRRRSPVPGVKFQPAINTDVDRDADRKSIGSNVADAVQKAKTVLDERTVTDEPDSMSPYEPDSVIEPENISLEDLDDILDDDEESDTDEPDDEYPEPSLEITDVTDTDELHENNSTESSDLTSLKVAELRELAKSRGIKGYSKMKKNELIEVVSSSMA, via the exons ATGTCCCCCGCGGCCCCCGCCCTCCTCCACCACCGCG ATGTACAGATAGGCCACATAAATGGTGCATACTCTTTAAGTGTCTTATCATGTTTCCATGATCAAGCTATGACTTGTGACTTTCGCTCTAGACAAAAAG GGGTCTCAGGCAGAGCAACCTTACCTGTGCATCATGGAGAAAGCAGAGTCCCTCCAGGAGCTTGTTTCATGGGCACATCGCCTATGTTGGGGCCAATGAGGGTATCCTTGGTATGTGGTGCAAGCCCCAACCACCATAGGCCAAGGAATTCGGATACATCGCGACAACAAAAAGGGGGGTCCTCCAGAGGGAAAGGCAAGTCATACCAGGATAAAGATGATTCTGAGAACATTGATGAATTTGATAGCGATATCATGTTCTCCAAGAACGGACCACCAATATCTTTGGCAAGCAATTCCCGTCCTCAAGCCACATCAGCTCCTGGGGAAAGAGAGAAGGAGATCGTGGAGCTCTTTAAAAGGGTTCAAGCACAGCTGCGAGCTAGAGGGAAAGGCAGGGAAGACAAGAAGCCTGAACCTGCAAAAGTGCAGGGTGAAAGGGGCAGTGTTGATTCACTTCTTAAGCTGCTTAGGAAACACTCTGTGGACCAGAGAAGGAAGAGCAGTGACGACAAAGAACAGAATTTTGATGTAATGAGGAGAAACAACGATTCTGGAAATAGACAAAGTTCAACCATCTTTGGCACAAAAAGTGACATCCAGGAAGAGCAGAGGAAGCCACCTCCGGCACCCTTCAAAAGGCCAGCTTCAAATTTCAGGCGAAGGTCTCCTGTTCCTGGAGTGAAGTTCCAGCCTGCTATCAATACGGACGTAGACAGAGATGCCGATCGCAAGTCCATCGGCAGTAATGTCGCCGATGCTGTACAGAAAGCTAAGACAGTTCTTGATGAGAGGACTGTTACAGATGAGCCTGACTCCATGTCTCCGTATGAACCTGATTCTGTAATAGAACCAGAAAATATTTCTTTGGAAGACCTTGATGACATTTTAGATGACGATGAAGAATCTGATACAGATGAACCAGACGATGAGTATCCAGAACCTTCTTTGGAAATCACTGATGTTACAGATACAGATGAATTGCACGAGAACAACTCCACGGAAAGTTCAGATCTAACCTCTCTGaaggttgcagagctgagagagCTTGCAAAGTCCCGAGGAATCAAAGGCTATTCAAAGATGAAGAAAAACGAGCTGATTGAAGTGGTGAGCAGCAGCATGGCTTGA
- the LOC110434971 gene encoding SAP-like protein BP-73 isoform X2, whose amino-acid sequence MSPAAPALLHHRGVSGRATLPVHHGESRVPPGACFMGTSPMLGPMRVSLVCGASPNHHRPRNSDTSRQQKGGSSRGKGKSYQDKDDSENIDEFDSDIMFSKNGPPISLASNSRPQATSAPGEREKEIVELFKRVQAQLRARGKGREDKKPEPAKVQGERGSVDSLLKLLRKHSVDQRRKSSDDKEQNFDVMRRNNDSGNRQSSTIFGTKSDIQEEQRKPPPAPFKRPASNFRRRSPVPGVKFQPAINTDVDRDADRKSIGSNVADAVQKAKTVLDERTVTDEPDSMSPYEPDSVIEPENISLEDLDDILDDDEESDTDEPDDEYPEPSLEITDVTDTDELHENNSTESSDLTSLKVAELRELAKSRGIKGYSKMKKNELIEVVSSSMA is encoded by the exons ATGTCCCCCGCGGCCCCCGCCCTCCTCCACCACCGCG GGGTCTCAGGCAGAGCAACCTTACCTGTGCATCATGGAGAAAGCAGAGTCCCTCCAGGAGCTTGTTTCATGGGCACATCGCCTATGTTGGGGCCAATGAGGGTATCCTTGGTATGTGGTGCAAGCCCCAACCACCATAGGCCAAGGAATTCGGATACATCGCGACAACAAAAAGGGGGGTCCTCCAGAGGGAAAGGCAAGTCATACCAGGATAAAGATGATTCTGAGAACATTGATGAATTTGATAGCGATATCATGTTCTCCAAGAACGGACCACCAATATCTTTGGCAAGCAATTCCCGTCCTCAAGCCACATCAGCTCCTGGGGAAAGAGAGAAGGAGATCGTGGAGCTCTTTAAAAGGGTTCAAGCACAGCTGCGAGCTAGAGGGAAAGGCAGGGAAGACAAGAAGCCTGAACCTGCAAAAGTGCAGGGTGAAAGGGGCAGTGTTGATTCACTTCTTAAGCTGCTTAGGAAACACTCTGTGGACCAGAGAAGGAAGAGCAGTGACGACAAAGAACAGAATTTTGATGTAATGAGGAGAAACAACGATTCTGGAAATAGACAAAGTTCAACCATCTTTGGCACAAAAAGTGACATCCAGGAAGAGCAGAGGAAGCCACCTCCGGCACCCTTCAAAAGGCCAGCTTCAAATTTCAGGCGAAGGTCTCCTGTTCCTGGAGTGAAGTTCCAGCCTGCTATCAATACGGACGTAGACAGAGATGCCGATCGCAAGTCCATCGGCAGTAATGTCGCCGATGCTGTACAGAAAGCTAAGACAGTTCTTGATGAGAGGACTGTTACAGATGAGCCTGACTCCATGTCTCCGTATGAACCTGATTCTGTAATAGAACCAGAAAATATTTCTTTGGAAGACCTTGATGACATTTTAGATGACGATGAAGAATCTGATACAGATGAACCAGACGATGAGTATCCAGAACCTTCTTTGGAAATCACTGATGTTACAGATACAGATGAATTGCACGAGAACAACTCCACGGAAAGTTCAGATCTAACCTCTCTGaaggttgcagagctgagagagCTTGCAAAGTCCCGAGGAATCAAAGGCTATTCAAAGATGAAGAAAAACGAGCTGATTGAAGTGGTGAGCAGCAGCATGGCTTGA
- the LOC8056416 gene encoding wall-associated receptor kinase 2, translated as MATAPRRSLQAIAALVVLLAPAALAQRQPPPPPSSATLPLGVARPGCRDSCGNITIPYPFGIGAGCYRDDGTGGFQLLCDDSRSPPRLTVYGYDHQLAGLSLVDGEARAYLNATRECFNSTGGYVGGRPGAYMSLGGSPGASPFFFSPAKNRLVAIGCPNLGYFVDDKGYYVSGCMSVCRPSQYNIPGQGSCTGVGCCQSAIPPAVYFYEPHQINFQQGQGDPAFASNVTTCHYVFLVETEWFSYSDRVFLNRTDDFDVPVVLDWGIRNAGNCSAAKRNMTDYACRSANSDCVTSTNGAGYRCNCSKGYEGNPYLDGGCRDIDECRRPDKYPCYGDCTNLPGNYTCKCRPGTDGDAYQQNGCRPKDKFTLALKVVTGVSVGVFLSVFMCFWLYLGLQKRKLIRTKQRFFEQNGGVILQQQMRSYSSAGAGAGGFKIFSEEELEKATNSFAADRVLGRGGHGVVYRGVLEDKTVVAIKRSKMMEEAQTKEFAREMLILSQINHRNVVKLLGCCLEVEVPMLVYEFVSNGTLYHYIHDKDLKADITLDTRLRIAAESAEALGYMHSSASPPILHGDVKTANILLDDKLTAKVSDFGASKLAPADEAEIATLVQGTCGYLDPEYLMTCQLTDKSDVYSFGVVLLELLTRKKALYFDGPEEDRSLVSCFMTAMKAGRHEELLDSQVRNEMRAEVLEEIAHLVMRCLNMSGEERPTMKEAAERLEKLRRYQQHPWAQADGNLEERQTLLPMEQRDLPSMIRQQDVLDLEEGSTYTYSL; from the exons ATGGCAACCGCTCCACGCAGAAGCTTGCAGGCCATTGCTGCACTGGTCGTGCTGCTGGCGCCGGCGGCGTTAGCTCAGCGGcagccaccgccaccaccgtcGTCAGCGACACTTCCACTGGGGGTCGCGCGGCCGGGCTGCCGCGACAGCTGCGGCAACATTACCATCCCCTACCCATTCGGCATCGGCGCCGGGTGCTACCGCGACGACGGCACCGGAGGCTTCCAGCTCCTCTGCGACGACTCCCGCTCCCCGCCCCGCCTTACCGTCTACGGCTACGACCACCAGCTCGCCGGCCTGTccctcgtcgacggcgaggctCGGGCGTACCTCAACGCGACGCGCGAATGCTTCAATTCCACGGGGGGGTACGTCGGCGGGCGGCCGGGTGCCTACATGTCCCTCGGCGGCAGCCCTGGTGCCAgccccttcttcttctccccggcCAAGAACCGCCTCGTCGCGATCGGCTGCCCCAACCTTGGCTACTTCGTCGACGACAAAGGCTACTACGTCAGCGGCTGCATGTCCGTGTGCCGGCCGTCGCAGTACAACATTCCAGGGCAGGGGTCGTGCACCGGCGTGGGTTGCTGCCAGAGCGCTATACCGCCGGCCGTCTACTTCTACGAGCCGCACCAGATCAACTTCCAGCAGGGGCAGGGGGACCCGGCCTTCGCCTCCAATGTCACCACGTGCCACTACGTGTTCCTAGTCGAGACCGAGTGGTTTAGTTACAGCGACCGCGTGTTCCTCAACCGGACCGACGACTTCGACGTGCCCGTCGTGCTCGACTGGGGCATCCGGAACGCCGGCAACTGCAGCGCCGCCAAGCGAAACATGACGGACTACGCGTGCCGGAGTGCGAACAGTGACTGCGTCACCTCCACCAACGGCGCCGGCTACCGCTGCAATTGCTCCAAGGGATACGAGGGGAACCCCTACCTCGACGGCGGATGCAGAG ACATCGATGAGTGCCGTCGCCCAGACAAGTATCCATGCTACGGAGACTGCACAAATCTGCCGGGAAACTACACTTGCAAATGCCGTCCGGGAACCGATGGGGATGCCTACCAGCAGAACGGTTGTCGGCCCAAGGACAAGTTTACGCTAGCTCTCAAAGTGGTTACAG GGGTCAGCGTCGGAGTGTTCCTGTCAGTGTTCATGTGCTTCTGGCTCTACCTGGGGCTCCAGAAGAGGAAGCTCATCAGAACGAAGCAGAGGTTCTTCGAGCAGAACGGGGGCGTCATCCtgcagcagcagatgcgttcCTACAGCAGTGCCGGCGCCGGAGCGGGTGGGTTCAAGATATTCTCCGAGGAGGAGCTGGAGAAGGCGACCAACAGCTTCGCCGCCGACCGTGTCCTCGGCCGCGGCGGCCACGGCGTCGTCTACAGGGGTGTCCTCGAGGACAAGACGGTGGTGGCCATCAAGAGGTCCAAGATGATGGAGGAGGCCCAGACCAAGGAGTTCGCGAGGGAGATGCTCATCCTCTCCCAGATCAACCACAGGAACGTCGTCAAGCTGCTCGGCTGCTGCCTCGAGGTAGAAGTGCCCATGCTGGTCTACGAGTTCGTCTCCAACGGCACTCTCTACCATTACATCCACGATAAGGATCTCAAGGCTGATATAACCCTTGACACCCGTCTTCGGATTGCGGCGGAATCCGCGGAGGCGCTTGGGTACATGCACTCCTCTGCCTCGCCGCCGATCCTCCATGGAGACGTCAAGACGGCCAACATTCTGCTCGACGACAAGCTCACCGCAAAAGTTTCGGATTTCGGGGCGTCAAAATTGGCACCCGCTGATGAGGCCGAGATTGCGACATTGGTGCAGGGGACTTGTGGGTACCTTGACCCTGAGTACCTTATGACATGCCAGCTAACCGATAAGAGCGACGTGTATAGCTTTGGTGTTGTCCTGCTGGAGCTTCTGACCAGGAAGAAGGCACTCTACTTCGACGGCCCAGAGGAAGACAGGAGTCTAGTGTCATGCTTCATGACGGCAATGAAGGCTGGCCGGCATGAAGAACTTCTTGACAGCCAAGTGAGGAACGAGATGAGAGCCGAGGTGCTTGAAGAAATTGCTCACCTCGTGATGCGATGCCTGAACATGAGTGGAGAGGAACGGCCAACGATGAAGGAGGCGGCTGAGAGGCTGGAGAAGCTGAGGAGATACCAGCAGCACCCGTGGGCTCAGGCTGATGGCAATCTGGAAGAGAGGCAGACCTTGCTTCCCATGGAACAACGGGATCTTCCTTCCATGATCAGACAGCAAGATGTCCTGGATCTTGAAGAGGGCAGCACATATACTTACAGCTTGTAG